Genomic window (Bosea vaviloviae):
CGAGCTGGAAGCCGGCCCCGCCCGGCCGCACCACGATCAGCACGCCGAGCAGACCGACCAGCGTCGCGGTCCAGCGCCGCCAGCCGATGGTTTCGCCCAGGATCGGGATCGACAAGGCCGTGACGAACAAGGGCGCGATGAAGCTCGTCGCCGTGGCGTCGGCGATCGGCAGATATTTGAGCCCGATCACGAACACGATCGAGGAGCCGGTGACTCCGAGGCCGCGCAGGAATTGCAGCATCGGCTTGCGCGTCCGCAACCGCTCCAGGCCGCCGCTGCGCGCCACGATGGCGAGCATGATCACGGTGAAGACGCCATAGCGCAGCCAGGTGATCTGCAGCGGCGGCACCGTGGCGGTGAGCAGTTTCGAGACTACGTCCGACGCGGTCAGGAAGAAGGTCGACAGCAGGATCAGCCCGATGCCGCGAAAGGCGTTGTCGCGACGCGGCGGCAATGCTGCCGTCACAGGCGGCAAGGGTGTCGGTTCTGGGTGGGGAGCGTTTGGCAAATCATCGACGCGCGGGATTGAAACGCGACGCTAATCGATTTGATCGGCCTCGCGTTGCGCAAAGATCGAACGGCGACCATGCATGGCCGCGTCCGAGCATCGGGGGCAACAGACCCGTCAAGACAAAGGCGGGCTCTCGGCCCGCCTCGATCAGCCGATGACTGCGCCTCGCTTCACGCCGCCTGCTTGCGCGGCTGGATCAGCTTGCGGTTGATCAGCACCTCGGCGATCTGCACTGCGTTCAGCGCCGCGCCCTTGCGCAGATTGTCTGAGACGCACCAGAAGGCGAGGCCGTTCTCGACCGTGTTGTCCTCGCGGATGCGCGAGATATAGGTCGCATCCTCTCCGGCCGCCTCATGCGGGGTG
Coding sequences:
- a CDS encoding DMT family transporter — translated: MTAALPPRRDNAFRGIGLILLSTFFLTASDVVSKLLTATVPPLQITWLRYGVFTVIMLAIVARSGGLERLRTRKPMLQFLRGLGVTGSSIVFVIGLKYLPIADATATSFIAPLFVTALSIPILGETIGWRRWTATLVGLLGVLIVVRPGGAGFQLASLLPVVSASTWAFALIVTRMMSRTESPLTTLAYSAMIGFAIVSVVMPFAWQPLTAEMLWLGVFVGTTSTVGHWLVVQAFRHADASLLAPFSYMQLLWAAIFGFFLFAVLPDIWTLVGAVIIAGSGLYTAHRERIKARLPSA